TCGTAATAGCCCATGTTGTCCTCATGATCCGCCCAGATGACCGCGCCATCGACAGAGGCACCGATGAAGGCCCCCTTGCTGGTGGAATAGGCAATCACATCCGCACCGAGGTTGGTGGTGGTGGAGGCTTCCAGGCCCTCACCGACCGGCCCGACGGCCGCGCTGATGTCGCCACCCAGTTTCACCTTGTTGTTCAGAATCGCGGACAGGCCCTTGCCGGTCATGACAATCAGCATCAGTTCGGACGATTGCGCACCGATCTGAAGACCGATACTGCCGGACCCCATGTCGAAAAAGGCCGGATAACTCCATTCGCCATTGTCGGCCCGCGCCAGGAGAACGCCACTGCCGCCTTCACCGCCGACCAGGAATGCGCCTTTCAGCAATTCCGGCACGACAAAGACCGCCTTGGCGTCCTTCATGTAATGTTTGACCTTTTCACCATGGCGTTCATGGTTGCTCATCTTCTTGACGGTGTACAACGCCTCATCGACGAGTTCCTGGGCGTCCTCCTTGGGGCTGGCATAGGCCGCCGTTGCCACGGACAGGCCCAGACCCACCGCAAGAAGGGCAGAGATCCATTTGTTCATATCGACACTCCGTTTCCTTATTGTCCGGGCCCCGCTGCGTCCCACC
The Aestuariispira ectoiniformans genome window above contains:
- a CDS encoding lipid-binding SYLF domain-containing protein; this translates as MNKWISALLAVGLGLSVATAAYASPKEDAQELVDEALYTVKKMSNHERHGEKVKHYMKDAKAVFVVPELLKGAFLVGGEGGSGVLLARADNGEWSYPAFFDMGSGSIGLQIGAQSSELMLIVMTGKGLSAILNNKVKLGGDISAAVGPVGEGLEASTTTNLGADVIAYSTSKGAFIGASVDGAVIWADHEDNMGYYDNTSATPKDIVLNGKYANAHADKLRELLASFPHN